A part of Deinococcus aerolatus genomic DNA contains:
- a CDS encoding PaaI family thioesterase produces the protein MPESTLHSPLPPQAVQTVQAALHAIPMNATVGVTITDVGVGWATGECPDTPAYHNHLGTIHAGAQFLLAEATSGAAFAGAFAAHIAGAVPLIERLDTHYVGRARGGLSARAEARAGDLAAALEAYATDGKARLTVAVSVRDGENKEVMRAVAHWYLRSMATLRGN, from the coding sequence ATGCCTGAATCCACGCTGCACTCCCCCCTGCCCCCGCAAGCTGTCCAGACTGTTCAGGCCGCGTTGCACGCCATTCCCATGAACGCCACCGTGGGCGTGACCATCACTGACGTCGGCGTGGGCTGGGCCACTGGAGAGTGCCCCGACACGCCCGCATACCACAACCACCTGGGCACCATTCACGCCGGGGCGCAGTTCCTGCTGGCCGAGGCGACGAGTGGAGCGGCGTTTGCCGGGGCGTTTGCGGCGCACATCGCCGGGGCTGTGCCGCTGATCGAGCGGCTCGACACGCATTACGTGGGCCGCGCCCGTGGGGGCCTGAGTGCCCGCGCTGAGGCCCGTGCCGGGGACCTGGCTGCCGCCCTGGAAGCCTATGCCACAGACGGCAAGGCCCGCCTGACCGTTGCTGTCAGCGTTCGTGATGGCGAGAACAAGGAAGTGATGCGGGCGGTGGCGCACTGGTACCTGCGCTCCATGGCCACGCTGCGCGGAAACTGA
- a CDS encoding DUF402 domain-containing protein, whose amino-acid sequence MKRKTFDLRPWARVTDSAQTVLAVPGYVIVDFTARTVIRPLEVSRPGTGLCHRILDHGYRWVRCHPTGAGEGVMGAALTVQLDAAGQPVQFYVDIHGGEGVQEDGLPWHDDLYLDVVGDPDEAARWTITATEIIDADELEEAVQAGLVTPELAAQTWTHARQIEELLRAGTYPPVDVLRRYVEDPYT is encoded by the coding sequence GTGAAGCGCAAAACCTTCGATCTCCGGCCCTGGGCGCGGGTCACCGACTCGGCCCAGACCGTGCTGGCTGTGCCGGGCTACGTGATCGTGGATTTCACGGCCCGGACGGTCATTCGCCCGCTGGAGGTCTCCAGGCCGGGCACCGGCCTCTGTCACCGGATTCTGGATCACGGCTACCGCTGGGTTCGCTGTCATCCGACGGGGGCGGGCGAGGGGGTCATGGGCGCGGCCCTGACCGTGCAACTGGACGCGGCAGGCCAGCCGGTGCAGTTCTACGTGGACATTCACGGCGGTGAGGGCGTGCAGGAGGACGGGCTGCCGTGGCACGACGACCTGTACCTGGATGTGGTGGGCGACCCCGACGAGGCCGCGCGCTGGACCATCACTGCTACCGAGATCATCGACGCCGATGAACTGGAAGAGGCCGTGCAGGCCGGGCTGGTCACCCCCGAACTGGCCGCGCAGACCTGGACCCATGCCCGCCAGATCGAGGAGTTGCTGCGGGCCGGGACATACCCGCCTGTGGACGTGCTGCGCCGCTACGTCGAAGACCCCTACACCTGA
- a CDS encoding YcjF family protein produces MLPPLVKQVLDNFNFDIDPDRSRDENVDEVIKSAALLSGAVAMEPIPFADILVITPVQAKMVLHIGKIYGFDISAERAREIVQELGVTLAYGMAARQVMRGLAKMALPVIGGIITAPAVYGWTFALGRVAQNHFERKQLGLPDSRREHVKVIQEAKQQSRKVLPSAQDFSDLASELRRRADEKNRSQGGPNGPN; encoded by the coding sequence ATGTTGCCCCCGCTGGTCAAGCAGGTCCTCGACAACTTCAACTTTGACATCGACCCGGACCGGAGCCGCGACGAGAACGTCGACGAGGTCATCAAGAGCGCGGCGCTGCTGTCCGGTGCGGTGGCCATGGAGCCGATTCCCTTTGCCGACATTCTGGTGATCACGCCAGTACAGGCCAAGATGGTGCTGCACATCGGCAAGATCTACGGCTTCGACATCTCTGCCGAACGCGCCCGCGAGATTGTGCAGGAACTGGGCGTGACGCTGGCCTACGGCATGGCGGCCCGGCAGGTGATGCGCGGGCTGGCGAAGATGGCGCTGCCCGTCATTGGCGGCATCATCACCGCGCCCGCCGTGTACGGCTGGACCTTCGCGCTGGGGCGGGTGGCGCAGAACCACTTCGAGCGCAAGCAGCTGGGGTTGCCCGACAGCCGCCGCGAACACGTCAAGGTCATTCAGGAGGCCAAGCAGCAGTCGCGCAAGGTGCTGCCCAGTGCCCAGGACTTCTCGGACCTGGCCAGCGAACTGCGTCGCCGCGCCGACGAGAAGAACAGGAGCCAGGGCGGGCCGAACGGCCCCAACTGA
- a CDS encoding hotdog fold thioesterase has translation MTAHTPASDAILEGLGGQRGLVEHLGITFSEASGAKVVAQMPVEARVHQPFGILHGGASVALAESVASTGAYLNVRDRGMLAVGLEINANHLRSVVSGTVTATGTPIFQGRTTEVWSIEIVDGRGKMVCVSRCTLAIIPMPDRTESGPEQGRPSSEGQPAI, from the coding sequence ATGACTGCCCACACTCCTGCGTCCGACGCCATCCTGGAGGGGCTGGGCGGGCAGCGCGGTCTGGTGGAGCATCTGGGCATTACCTTCAGCGAGGCCAGCGGCGCCAAAGTGGTGGCACAGATGCCGGTGGAAGCGCGGGTGCATCAGCCGTTCGGCATCCTGCACGGCGGCGCGAGCGTGGCCCTGGCCGAGAGCGTGGCCAGCACCGGGGCGTACTTGAATGTGCGGGACCGCGGGATGCTGGCGGTGGGGCTGGAAATCAATGCCAACCATCTGCGCAGCGTGGTGTCCGGCACGGTCACGGCCACTGGCACCCCCATCTTCCAGGGCCGCACCACCGAGGTCTGGAGCATTGAGATCGTCGACGGGCGCGGCAAGATGGTGTGCGTCTCGCGCTGCACTCTGGCCATCATTCCCATGCCTGACCGGACCGAATCTGGACCGGAACAGGGCCGCCCGTCATCTGAAGGACAGCCGGCCATCTGA
- a CDS encoding PaaI family thioesterase codes for MTQTQDKPMETSLPQRTRTYTWQDPLIGAGAAPGLSGLAYLRGMARGDFPPPPIGQTLGFTIGGEEDVQEGRVTFRMRPEEFHYNPIGSVHGGVYATLLDSALGCAIHTLLPAGVGYTTLDLAVKYLRPLQLGLGEVRAVAEVISVSRRVATATAQIVDDAGKVYATATTTCLVMRPERAAAQPIRASGAQETVAQEAGQ; via the coding sequence ATGACCCAGACCCAGGACAAGCCAATGGAAACCAGCCTCCCGCAGCGCACCCGCACCTACACCTGGCAGGACCCGCTGATCGGTGCGGGCGCGGCCCCCGGCCTGAGCGGGCTGGCGTACCTGCGCGGCATGGCCCGCGGCGACTTTCCCCCGCCGCCGATCGGGCAGACGCTGGGCTTCACGATTGGCGGCGAGGAGGACGTGCAGGAGGGCCGGGTCACCTTCCGCATGCGGCCCGAGGAGTTTCACTACAACCCCATCGGCAGCGTTCATGGCGGCGTGTACGCCACGCTGCTGGATTCGGCGCTGGGCTGCGCGATCCACACCCTGCTGCCTGCCGGGGTGGGCTACACCACCCTGGATCTGGCGGTCAAGTACCTGCGGCCGCTGCAGCTTGGCCTGGGCGAGGTCCGTGCCGTGGCCGAGGTGATCAGCGTGTCGCGCCGGGTGGCCACGGCCACGGCGCAGATCGTGGACGACGCGGGCAAGGTCTACGCCACGGCCACCACCACCTGTCTGGTGATGCGGCCTGAGCGCGCCGCCGCCCAACCGATCCGGGCATCAGGCGCCCAGGAGACGGTGGCCCAGGAGGCAGGACAATGA
- the hemC gene encoding hydroxymethylbilane synthase gives MRTVTVGTRGSTLALAQTHWVVARLKEEWPETDFRIQTISTKGDRDRASLISMARAGDKGFWVKEIEDALLQKRIDIAVHSLKDLPTTQPEELEVASIPKRVDARDVLIGKEGMKRLAELPQGARVGTSSVRRKAFLQAFRPDLQIVGLRGNIDTRLAALASDEYDAIILAAAGLIRTEMRHRIDEFIEPDIMLPAPGQGALALETRADDDLTVEVAYAIHDHTTDDRITAEREFLAGLGAGCMAPVGAHATIKGGVLTLEGWVAALDGSQVLRATTSGDASECAELGAELAADTLGQGAQVLVDAAHAQTA, from the coding sequence ATGCGGACGGTGACGGTAGGAACGCGCGGCAGCACGCTGGCGCTGGCACAGACCCACTGGGTGGTGGCCCGGCTCAAGGAAGAATGGCCCGAAACGGATTTCCGGATTCAGACCATCAGCACCAAGGGGGACCGGGACCGCGCCAGCCTGATCTCGATGGCCCGGGCAGGTGATAAGGGCTTCTGGGTCAAGGAAATCGAGGACGCGCTGCTGCAAAAGCGCATCGACATCGCGGTGCATTCGCTCAAGGACCTGCCCACCACCCAGCCTGAAGAGCTGGAGGTGGCCTCGATTCCCAAACGGGTGGACGCCCGCGACGTGCTGATCGGCAAGGAGGGCATGAAGCGCCTTGCGGAACTGCCCCAGGGCGCCCGCGTCGGCACCAGCAGCGTGCGGCGCAAGGCCTTCTTGCAGGCATTCCGCCCCGACCTGCAGATCGTGGGCCTGCGCGGCAACATCGACACCCGGCTGGCCGCGCTGGCCTCGGACGAGTACGACGCGATCATCCTGGCCGCCGCCGGGCTGATCCGCACCGAGATGCGCCACCGCATCGACGAGTTCATCGAGCCGGACATCATGCTGCCGGCCCCCGGTCAGGGCGCCCTGGCACTGGAAACCCGCGCCGACGACGACCTGACCGTGGAGGTGGCCTATGCCATCCACGACCACACCACCGACGACCGCATCACCGCCGAGCGCGAGTTCCTGGCGGGCCTGGGCGCGGGCTGCATGGCCCCGGTGGGCGCGCACGCCACCATCAAGGGCGGCGTCCTGACCCTGGAAGGCTGGGTGGCCGCGCTGGACGGGTCGCAGGTTCTGCGGGCCACCACCAGCGGCGACGCGAGCGAATGTGCCGAGCTGGGGGCCGAACTGGCCGCCGACACGCTGGGCCAGGGCGCGCAGGTGCTGGTGGACGCAGCGCACGCGCAGACCGCTTAA
- a CDS encoding VOC family protein, whose amino-acid sequence MSLSPILDLAGLTLEVNHLARGVRFYSQVLGLELARHDEAAGVAEFVVNPHQTLTLWQPITRQANDERLAPLRPRGASHLHYAWQVEPSDLEPSKGLLDAHGLEWQEINLGTEDRPDWTLYFFDPFGHGLELRGVDRADARQPHFAPTPVQRPPHALPVMGLREVALAFSDYPTMKERLPRAYGFALAKEQEDRDFAQFTLGPHPEPDGNGTPRRWLYAWDPQVGLADMLGGDHALVRFYADVDAVGALVVAAGLPCLRDDHGLAVRDPEGHVFEFIAG is encoded by the coding sequence ATGTCCCTCTCCCCCATTCTCGATCTGGCTGGTCTGACGCTGGAGGTCAATCATCTGGCGCGCGGCGTGCGCTTCTACTCGCAGGTGCTGGGCCTGGAACTGGCCCGCCACGACGAGGCAGCGGGCGTGGCCGAATTTGTGGTCAACCCGCACCAGACCCTGACCCTGTGGCAGCCGATCACGCGTCAGGCCAACGACGAACGCCTGGCCCCGCTGAGGCCACGGGGGGCGTCGCACCTTCACTACGCCTGGCAGGTTGAGCCCAGCGATCTGGAGCCCAGCAAGGGCCTGCTGGACGCGCACGGCCTGGAGTGGCAGGAGATCAATCTGGGCACGGAAGACCGGCCGGACTGGACGCTGTATTTTTTCGACCCCTTCGGGCACGGGCTGGAGTTGCGCGGGGTGGACCGGGCCGACGCGCGCCAGCCGCATTTTGCGCCCACGCCAGTCCAGCGCCCGCCCCACGCCCTGCCGGTCATGGGCCTGCGCGAGGTGGCCCTGGCCTTCAGCGACTACCCCACCATGAAGGAACGCCTACCCCGTGCCTACGGCTTCGCCCTGGCCAAGGAACAGGAGGACCGCGACTTCGCCCAGTTCACGCTGGGGCCGCACCCCGAGCCGGACGGCAACGGCACGCCACGCAGATGGCTGTACGCCTGGGACCCGCAGGTGGGACTGGCCGACATGCTGGGGGGCGATCACGCGCTGGTGCGCTTCTACGCCGACGTGGACGCGGTGGGCGCCTTGGTGGTCGCGGCGGGACTGCCGTGCCTGCGGGACGATCATGGGCTGGCGGTGCGCGATCCGGAAGGCCACGTGTTTGAATTTATTGCCGGTTGA
- a CDS encoding ABC transporter permease, with the protein MTTTSSAPIAIEKRGAFQMFWTGPAMRKLRRNPLAIGGLIITLLFALLALFAPLVAKPTGNCLRDLNMTTQNEVYNPLGAPFWKAVLTPPASCYKIERLSFAQEPAPPNSIAGATAPFGTVNGYNIFYGLVWGTRTALKMAFTIVGITLVVGVLVGAISGFYGGWIDNLIQRFIDVLFAMPGLVLTVVILTILRAKNPGGDPTWPIILAYSVAGWAGYARVIRGDVLKTRQLEYVDAARGLGARDMRMILKHIIPNSVTTVFTISVLDLATVPLGIAALSFLGLGFEPGYSEWGQLVDFARAWLKPEYWYVLVFPAAFIVLFSLAFNLFGDGLRDALDPKTR; encoded by the coding sequence ATGACCACCACGTCCTCGGCGCCCATCGCCATTGAAAAACGCGGTGCCTTCCAGATGTTCTGGACCGGCCCGGCCATGCGCAAGCTGCGGCGCAACCCGCTGGCCATCGGCGGGCTGATCATCACGCTGCTGTTTGCGCTGCTGGCATTGTTTGCCCCGCTGGTGGCCAAGCCCACCGGCAACTGCCTGCGCGACCTGAACATGACCACCCAGAACGAGGTATACAACCCGCTGGGCGCGCCGTTCTGGAAGGCCGTGCTGACCCCTCCGGCCAGCTGTTACAAGATCGAGCGCCTCAGCTTTGCCCAGGAGCCGGCGCCGCCCAACTCGATTGCAGGAGCCACGGCTCCCTTTGGCACCGTCAACGGCTACAACATCTTCTACGGCCTGGTGTGGGGTACCCGCACCGCGCTGAAGATGGCCTTTACCATCGTGGGCATCACGCTGGTGGTGGGCGTGCTGGTCGGGGCCATCAGCGGCTTTTACGGCGGCTGGATCGACAACCTGATTCAGCGCTTTATCGACGTGCTGTTCGCCATGCCGGGGCTGGTGCTGACGGTGGTGATCCTGACCATCCTGCGTGCCAAGAATCCGGGGGGTGATCCGACATGGCCGATCATCCTGGCGTACTCGGTGGCGGGCTGGGCCGGGTACGCCCGCGTGATCCGCGGAGACGTGCTCAAGACGCGGCAGCTGGAGTACGTGGACGCCGCCCGTGGCCTGGGTGCCCGTGACATGCGCATGATTCTCAAGCACATCATTCCCAACAGCGTCACCACCGTGTTCACGATCTCGGTGCTGGACCTGGCCACCGTGCCGCTGGGCATCGCCGCCCTGAGCTTCCTGGGCCTGGGCTTCGAGCCGGGTTACTCCGAGTGGGGGCAGCTGGTGGACTTTGCCCGGGCGTGGCTGAAACCCGAATACTGGTACGTGCTGGTCTTCCCGGCAGCCTTTATCGTGCTGTTCAGCCTGGCCTTCAACCTGTTCGGTGATGGCCTGCGCGACGCGCTGGACCCCAAGACCCGGTAA
- a CDS encoding ABC transporter permease has translation MLNFTVRRLLQIPIVMLILSVLVIGLTQLLTPEQRAAPYIRSEQQAARLEQIIDERGLRDPFPVQYSRWFSNVVQGDLGFSKASNKEVVATIQERLPNTIELALLTAIPILLLSIWLGTLSALHKDKLIDQILRVVVVLGYSLPTFVLGIVLLAVFYAYLGWLPGAGQLEIINQFSVGDMRRYTGMMTVDAALNGRWDIAWDALRHMILPAVTLLIVLSANLVKVMRNSMLEVLTSDYVRTARAKGLSSKVVNGKHARRNALLPIVTLGGFLVINLLGGSIITETIFAYPGIGQWFVQAALQLDIAGVLGFTLLSAMLVVIMSTAVDILYGVIDPRVRFH, from the coding sequence ATGCTGAATTTCACCGTCCGCCGCCTGCTCCAGATTCCCATCGTCATGCTTATCCTGTCGGTGCTGGTGATCGGGCTGACCCAGCTGCTCACGCCTGAGCAGCGCGCCGCGCCGTACATCCGCAGCGAGCAGCAGGCCGCGCGTCTGGAGCAGATCATTGACGAACGCGGCCTGCGCGACCCCTTCCCGGTGCAGTACAGCCGCTGGTTTTCCAACGTGGTCCAGGGCGACCTGGGCTTTTCCAAGGCCAGCAACAAGGAGGTTGTCGCCACCATTCAGGAGCGGCTGCCCAACACCATCGAGCTGGCGCTGCTGACCGCCATTCCTATTCTGCTGCTGTCCATCTGGCTGGGCACCCTGAGCGCGCTGCACAAGGACAAGCTGATCGACCAGATCCTGCGTGTGGTGGTGGTGCTGGGCTACAGCCTGCCGACCTTCGTGCTGGGCATCGTGCTGCTGGCAGTGTTCTACGCGTATCTGGGCTGGCTGCCCGGCGCGGGCCAGCTGGAGATCATCAACCAGTTCTCGGTGGGAGACATGCGGCGTTACACCGGCATGATGACCGTCGACGCCGCGCTGAACGGTCGCTGGGACATTGCCTGGGACGCGCTGCGTCACATGATTCTGCCTGCCGTGACCCTGCTGATCGTCCTGAGCGCCAATCTGGTCAAGGTCATGCGCAACAGCATGCTGGAAGTGCTGACCAGCGATTACGTGCGTACCGCCCGCGCCAAGGGCCTGTCGTCCAAGGTGGTGAACGGCAAACACGCCCGCCGCAATGCCCTGCTGCCCATCGTGACGCTGGGCGGCTTTTTGGTGATCAACCTGCTGGGCGGCTCGATCATTACCGAGACGATCTTCGCCTACCCCGGCATCGGACAGTGGTTCGTGCAGGCCGCGCTTCAGCTGGACATCGCCGGGGTACTGGGTTTCACGCTGCTCTCGGCCATGCTGGTGGTCATCATGAGCACGGCGGTGGACATCCTGTACGGCGTGATCGACCCCCGCGTGAGGTTCCACTGA
- a CDS encoding ABC transporter substrate-binding protein, whose protein sequence is MKKPTKKLAALSSFLVISAALAASPADTLVIQSAGDVPTMDPGVTYDTSSSALVDNMYETLLTYDGASLTKLVPLLATKWTPSNGGKTYTFDLRKNVKFHSGATMTCADAEYTFERNLVTNSGASGNWFLAEALLGTGSNAADDKSITWAKIDKSVECNNNGQLIFTLPAVDPAFLAKLAYTGMAIVEKGYSAKIGEWDGTEKTWKDWIGKDLTGSELSKKPNGTGPYKLVRADANNHLFQAFDGYWGKKPTIKNVIRQKVPELAARQQALLRGDADIIEGSGRAVDEAQIKGKPGVTWVDDLPNTTATAIFMNENIQGKGTGLLGSGKLDGKGIPANFFSDVNVRRGFSYAFDYEGYIKDVQKGKGMQRTMLLPDSFPGYDPKVKTYSFDAAKATQYFKRAWGGELWKNGFVLTANYRANTPASQTAMEILKKNIESLNPKFRVNIQSKQWSEMLSDSRKGEEAMILVGWAPDYADADNFMYTFYASDGYYSPRSNWKDASVDKWLKQARSTINAAERNRLYTLVGNRAYEQAPYILVPAPVNYIFHSSRLGGEGRTKATFNPMTSLLWSGLTKK, encoded by the coding sequence ATGAAGAAACCCACCAAAAAGTTGGCCGCTCTCAGCTCATTCCTCGTTATTTCCGCCGCGCTGGCTGCGTCCCCCGCCGATACCCTGGTCATTCAGTCGGCCGGTGACGTGCCCACCATGGACCCGGGCGTGACCTACGACACGTCGTCCTCGGCGCTCGTGGACAACATGTACGAAACGCTCCTCACCTATGACGGCGCGAGCCTGACCAAGCTGGTGCCGCTGCTGGCCACCAAATGGACCCCGAGCAACGGCGGCAAGACCTACACCTTTGATCTGCGCAAGAACGTCAAGTTCCACAGCGGCGCCACCATGACCTGCGCCGACGCCGAGTACACCTTCGAGCGCAACCTGGTCACCAACAGCGGCGCCAGCGGCAACTGGTTCCTGGCCGAGGCCCTGCTGGGCACCGGCAGCAACGCCGCCGACGACAAGAGCATCACCTGGGCCAAGATCGACAAGTCCGTGGAGTGCAACAACAACGGCCAGCTGATCTTCACGCTGCCTGCCGTGGATCCCGCTTTCCTGGCCAAGCTGGCCTACACCGGCATGGCCATCGTGGAAAAGGGCTACAGCGCCAAGATCGGCGAGTGGGACGGCACCGAGAAGACCTGGAAGGACTGGATCGGCAAGGACCTGACCGGCAGCGAGCTGAGCAAGAAGCCCAACGGGACTGGCCCTTACAAGCTGGTGCGCGCCGACGCCAACAACCACCTGTTCCAGGCTTTCGACGGCTACTGGGGCAAGAAGCCCACCATCAAGAACGTGATTCGTCAGAAGGTGCCGGAACTGGCCGCCCGTCAGCAGGCACTGCTGCGCGGCGACGCCGACATCATCGAGGGTTCGGGCCGCGCCGTCGACGAGGCGCAGATCAAGGGCAAACCCGGCGTGACCTGGGTGGACGACCTGCCCAACACCACCGCCACCGCCATCTTCATGAACGAGAACATTCAGGGCAAGGGCACCGGCCTGCTGGGCAGCGGCAAGCTGGACGGCAAGGGCATTCCGGCCAACTTCTTCAGCGACGTGAACGTGCGCCGCGGCTTCTCCTACGCCTTTGACTACGAGGGCTACATCAAGGACGTGCAGAAGGGCAAGGGAATGCAGCGCACCATGCTGCTGCCCGACAGCTTCCCCGGCTACGATCCCAAGGTCAAGACCTACTCCTTTGACGCGGCCAAGGCCACCCAGTACTTCAAGCGCGCCTGGGGCGGAGAGCTCTGGAAGAACGGCTTTGTGCTGACGGCCAACTACCGCGCCAATACCCCTGCGTCGCAGACCGCGATGGAAATCCTCAAGAAGAACATCGAGTCGCTGAACCCCAAGTTCCGCGTGAACATCCAGTCCAAGCAGTGGAGCGAGATGCTCAGCGACTCCCGCAAGGGCGAGGAAGCCATGATTCTGGTGGGCTGGGCGCCTGATTACGCCGACGCCGACAACTTCATGTACACTTTCTACGCCAGCGACGGCTACTACAGCCCGCGCAGCAACTGGAAGGACGCCAGCGTGGACAAGTGGCTCAAGCAGGCCCGCAGCACCATCAACGCGGCCGAGCGCAACCGCCTCTACACCCTGGTGGGCAACCGCGCCTACGAGCAGGCTCCTTACATTCTGGTGCCCGCGCCCGTGAACTACATCTTCCACAGCAGCCGTCTGGGCGGTGAGGGCCGCACCAAGGCCACCTTCAACCCCATGACCTCGCTGCTGTGGAGCGGGCTGACCAAGAAGTAA
- the miaB gene encoding tRNA (N6-isopentenyl adenosine(37)-C2)-methylthiotransferase MiaB encodes MKAHMITYGCQMNEYDTHLVQSQLVSFGADLVESIDEADFVLVNTCAVRGKPVDKVRSLLGQLRKVKAQRPLVVGMMGCLAQLEEGQQMARKFEVDVLLGPGSLLDIGAALESNGRFWGLQFKDELHGHIPPSPTGRLQAHLTIMRGCDHHCTYCIVPTTRGPQVSRSPDDILRELDLQLAAGVQEVTLLGQNVNAYGVDGGARLAGYPSFADLLRLVGGSGVRRIKFTTSHPMNFTEDVAAAMAETPAVCDFVHLPVQSGSSRVLRRMAREYTREKYLGHIADIKKHLPNVVLATDIIVGFPGETEEDFQDTLSLYDEVGFDSAYMFIYSPRPGTPSYKHFADLPRELKTERLQRLIVKQKEWSKLKNAGKVGTVQEVLLRGDAHSEGFLEGHTRGNHPTVVPKAIGADGAGVYSVRIGHSTPHMLYGQILGADGQPLPEVPRLEPQAAALSSPLQMA; translated from the coding sequence ATGAAGGCACACATGATCACCTACGGGTGTCAGATGAACGAGTACGACACGCATCTGGTCCAGTCGCAACTGGTCAGCTTCGGCGCGGATCTGGTGGAGAGCATTGACGAGGCCGATTTCGTGCTGGTGAATACCTGTGCGGTGCGCGGCAAACCGGTGGACAAGGTCCGCAGCCTGCTGGGGCAACTGCGGAAGGTCAAGGCCCAGCGCCCGCTGGTGGTGGGCATGATGGGCTGTCTGGCACAGCTGGAAGAGGGCCAACAGATGGCCCGCAAGTTCGAGGTGGACGTGCTGCTGGGGCCGGGCAGCCTGCTGGACATCGGCGCGGCGCTGGAGAGCAACGGCCGCTTCTGGGGCCTGCAGTTCAAGGATGAGCTGCATGGACACATCCCACCGTCGCCCACCGGCCGGTTGCAGGCGCACCTGACCATCATGCGCGGCTGTGACCACCACTGCACCTACTGCATCGTGCCCACCACGCGCGGCCCGCAGGTCAGCCGCTCGCCCGACGACATTCTCAGGGAGCTGGACCTGCAACTCGCAGCCGGCGTGCAGGAAGTCACGCTGCTGGGCCAGAACGTCAACGCTTACGGCGTCGACGGTGGCGCACGGCTGGCCGGGTACCCGTCGTTCGCCGATCTGCTGCGGCTGGTGGGCGGAAGCGGCGTGCGCCGCATCAAGTTCACCACCAGCCACCCGATGAACTTCACCGAGGACGTGGCCGCCGCAATGGCCGAGACGCCCGCCGTCTGCGACTTCGTACATCTGCCGGTGCAGAGCGGCAGCAGCCGCGTGCTGCGGCGCATGGCCCGCGAGTACACCCGCGAGAAATACCTGGGCCATATCGCGGACATCAAGAAGCACCTGCCGAACGTGGTGCTGGCCACCGACATCATCGTGGGCTTTCCCGGCGAGACCGAGGAAGACTTCCAGGACACCCTGAGCCTGTACGACGAGGTGGGGTTTGATAGCGCCTACATGTTCATCTACTCGCCGCGCCCCGGCACGCCCAGCTACAAGCACTTCGCGGACCTGCCGCGCGAGCTGAAGACCGAGCGTCTGCAGCGCCTGATCGTCAAGCAAAAGGAGTGGAGCAAGCTGAAGAATGCGGGCAAGGTGGGTACCGTGCAGGAGGTGCTGCTGCGCGGCGACGCTCACAGCGAGGGCTTTCTGGAAGGCCACACGCGCGGCAACCACCCCACTGTGGTCCCCAAGGCCATCGGCGCGGACGGTGCGGGCGTCTACTCCGTGCGCATTGGCCACAGCACCCCGCACATGCTCTACGGCCAGATCCTGGGCGCGGACGGCCAGCCGCTGCCGGAAGTGCCCCGGCTGGAACCGCAGGCGGCGGCGCTCAGCAGTCCCTTGCAGATGGCTTGA